A window of the Gossypium arboreum isolate Shixiya-1 chromosome 2, ASM2569848v2, whole genome shotgun sequence genome harbors these coding sequences:
- the LOC108461370 gene encoding uncharacterized protein LOC108461370, with the protein MAVASNSLVSFIHGSLSQPGRTSHFLPSPSLSFPGSRSLSLKLTRRSNSPLLCSLDATNATDKDTPIETRFPAYPTVMDINQIREILPHRFPFLLVDRVIEYNPGVSAVGIKNVTINDNFFPGHFPERPIMPGVLMVEAMAQVGGLVMLQPEVGGSRENFFFAGVDKVRFRKPVIAGDTLVMRMTLIKLQKRFGIAKMEGKAYVGTDLVCEGEFLMATGST; encoded by the exons ATGGCAGTCGCTTCCAACTCGCTCGTTTCTTTCATCCACGGCTCATTGAGTCAACCCGGAAGGACCTCCCACTTTCTTCCTTCACCTTCTCTTTCTTTCCCCGGATCTCGCTCGCTCTCTCTGAAACTCACCCGCCGCTCCAACTCGCCCCTTCTTTGCTCTTTAGATGCAACCAACGCCACAGATAAGGACACCCCAATCGAAACAa GGTTCCCAGCTTATCCAACTGTGATGGACATCAATCAAATAAGAGAGATATTACCACACAG ATTCCCATTCTTGTTAGTGGATAGAGTGATAGAATATAATCCAGGGGTATCGGCTGTTGGTATAAAGAACGTGACCATAAATGATAACTTTTTCCCTGGACATTTCCCTGAGAGGCCCATAATGCCTGGTGTTCTCATGGTTGAG GCGATGGCCCAAGTTGGAGGTCTAGTTATGCTGCAACCTGAGGTGGGAGGTTCTCGGGAAAACTTCTTTTTTGCTGGAGTTGACAAAGTAAGATTTAGGAAACCAGTCATTGCAGGAGATACTTTGGTTATGAGGATGACACTTATTAAGCTGCAAAAGCGGTTTGGAATCGCAAAGATGGAAGGGAAAGCATACGTTGGAACTGACTTGGTATGCGAAGGTGAGTTCTTGATGGCTACTGGTAGTACTTGA